Proteins encoded within one genomic window of Amycolatopsis nigrescens CSC17Ta-90:
- a CDS encoding sensor histidine kinase — translation MRTLERRPWSVARQLLVLQVLVLAVLVASGLVLAYLDAQDAAESRATDEVVAVATTVAGSPALPAALTGDAPSRQLQPFAERIRVANGVDFITIMSPDGIRYTHPNPALIGQRFLGNTADALRGKVFTETYTGTLGASVRAVVPVFGPEGDHGAVIALVSVGITVQAISTELRERLWTLFIVAGAVLAAGIGGSVLVSARLRRQTRGVAPAQLSRMFEYYEAILHAVREGLVLVDANGKVALCNDGARELLGLGGELGGKPVAELDLAPELAATFTAAEPHTDEIHVTDSRVLLVNTVPVRSRDRAMGTVVTLRDHTDLQTLTGELDTVRGFTESLRSQAHEASNRLHTVVSLVEIGKPEQAVEFATAELAIAQRLTDRVLDAVTEPVLAALLLGKAAEASERGVELELTPDTAIDDSETAIPARDLVTVLGNLIDNAIDAAVEGAAEHHVGHSRPKVVVTAKTEGDELLLRVADTGRGISEAAMPELFRRGWSTKPADGAAGRGLGLALVGQAVRRHGGTIEVGGTGAGAVFVVRLPAGREAGS, via the coding sequence TGCTCGCCGTGCTGGTGGCCAGCGGACTGGTGCTCGCCTACCTGGACGCGCAGGACGCCGCGGAGAGCAGGGCGACCGACGAGGTGGTCGCGGTGGCCACCACGGTCGCCGGCTCACCGGCGCTGCCGGCCGCGCTCACCGGCGACGCGCCGAGCCGGCAGCTGCAGCCGTTCGCCGAGCGGATCAGGGTGGCCAACGGCGTCGACTTCATCACCATCATGAGCCCGGACGGGATCCGCTACACCCACCCGAACCCGGCGCTGATCGGCCAGCGGTTCCTCGGCAACACCGCGGATGCCTTGCGCGGCAAGGTATTCACCGAAACCTATACCGGCACCCTCGGCGCGTCGGTGCGCGCGGTGGTGCCCGTCTTCGGCCCCGAAGGCGACCACGGCGCGGTGATCGCGCTGGTCAGCGTCGGCATCACGGTGCAGGCAATCTCCACCGAGCTGCGGGAACGGCTGTGGACGCTGTTCATCGTCGCGGGTGCGGTGCTGGCCGCCGGGATCGGCGGCAGCGTGCTGGTCAGCGCCAGGCTCCGGCGGCAGACGAGGGGAGTGGCGCCGGCCCAGCTCAGCCGCATGTTCGAGTACTACGAGGCGATCCTGCACGCGGTGCGGGAGGGCCTGGTGCTGGTGGATGCGAACGGAAAGGTCGCCCTGTGCAACGACGGCGCCCGCGAGCTGCTCGGCCTCGGCGGCGAGCTGGGCGGCAAGCCGGTCGCTGAGCTGGACCTGGCGCCCGAGCTGGCGGCCACGTTCACCGCGGCCGAGCCGCACACCGACGAGATCCACGTGACCGACTCCCGGGTCCTGCTGGTGAACACCGTGCCGGTGCGCTCGCGGGACCGGGCGATGGGCACCGTGGTGACCCTGCGGGACCACACCGACCTGCAGACGCTCACCGGTGAGCTGGACACCGTGCGCGGGTTCACCGAGTCGCTGCGCTCCCAGGCGCACGAGGCGTCCAACCGGCTGCACACCGTGGTCTCGCTGGTGGAGATCGGCAAGCCGGAGCAGGCGGTCGAGTTCGCCACCGCGGAGCTGGCGATCGCGCAGCGGCTCACCGACCGGGTGCTGGACGCGGTGACCGAGCCGGTGCTGGCCGCGCTGCTGCTGGGCAAGGCAGCGGAGGCCAGCGAGCGCGGGGTCGAGCTGGAGCTCACCCCGGACACCGCGATCGACGACAGCGAGACCGCGATCCCCGCGCGCGACCTGGTCACCGTGCTCGGCAACCTGATCGACAACGCGATCGACGCGGCGGTCGAAGGAGCGGCGGAGCATCATGTTGGACACAGCCGGCCGAAGGTGGTGGTCACAGCGAAGACCGAGGGCGACGAACTGCTGCTGCGCGTGGCCGACACCGGGCGCGGGATCAGCGAAGCGGCGATGCCGGAGCTGTTCCGGCGCGGCTGGTCCACCAAGCCGGCGGACGGTGCGGCCGGGCGGGGCCTCGGCCTAGCACTGGTCGGCCAGGCGGTGCGCCGCCACGGTGGCACCATCGAGGTGGGCGGCACCGGCGCGGGCGCGGTGTTCGTCGTGCGGCTGCCCGCCGGGCGGGAGGCCGGCTCGTGA
- a CDS encoding extracellular solute-binding protein → MRATKTIFALSVTVLVAAGCAPTQSAGPGGQGGDEKTGTVRVWLFDEANRAPKEAAVGEAIAEFKAAHAGVEVDVQWIPVEGRADKFSGAFNDPTNAPDVAEFGNTDVASYAETGALADLGGDLQSWKEGADLLPSVLDTAKVNGKVYGLPWYTGIRALYYRTDVFAELGLQPPATLPQLAETARTIRAAKPDLYGISVGGKYTYAMLPYLWANGGEIARQDGSRWTTALTAENAKAGVSAYAQLIKPDICPPESCANFTGTQSVQAFAGGKAAMTIGGDFNRKAVDQGASAGKYAVVPLPGNEPGSIAPAFAGGNLLGVFGGSKRRGLAVEFIELLASSKYQAKMYAAMGNLPTLGGVQQQLAASDQFLRPFVDTLKAGTKFVPSTPAWSRIDAQNILPTAIQQIATGEQNVNAALGAAAEKMNNAFGG, encoded by the coding sequence ATGAGAGCCACCAAGACGATTTTCGCGCTGTCCGTGACCGTTCTGGTCGCGGCCGGTTGCGCACCGACCCAGTCCGCCGGCCCTGGTGGGCAGGGCGGCGACGAGAAGACCGGCACGGTCCGCGTCTGGCTGTTCGACGAAGCCAACCGGGCACCCAAGGAGGCGGCCGTCGGAGAGGCCATCGCCGAGTTCAAGGCCGCGCACGCCGGCGTCGAAGTGGACGTGCAGTGGATCCCGGTCGAAGGCAGGGCGGACAAGTTCTCCGGCGCCTTCAACGACCCCACGAACGCCCCGGACGTGGCGGAGTTCGGCAACACCGACGTGGCCAGCTACGCCGAGACCGGCGCGCTGGCCGACCTCGGCGGCGATTTGCAGTCCTGGAAGGAGGGCGCGGACCTGCTGCCGTCCGTACTGGACACCGCCAAGGTGAACGGGAAGGTCTACGGCCTGCCCTGGTACACCGGCATCCGCGCGCTCTACTACCGCACCGACGTGTTCGCCGAGCTCGGCCTGCAGCCACCGGCCACGCTGCCGCAGCTGGCCGAGACCGCGCGCACGATCCGCGCAGCGAAGCCGGACCTGTACGGGATCTCGGTGGGCGGCAAGTACACCTACGCGATGCTGCCCTACCTCTGGGCCAACGGCGGGGAAATCGCCAGGCAGGACGGCAGCCGCTGGACCACGGCGCTGACCGCGGAGAACGCGAAGGCGGGCGTGTCCGCGTACGCGCAGCTGATCAAGCCGGACATCTGCCCGCCGGAGAGCTGCGCCAACTTCACCGGAACGCAGAGCGTGCAGGCCTTCGCCGGCGGCAAGGCGGCGATGACCATCGGCGGCGACTTCAACCGCAAGGCCGTGGACCAGGGCGCGTCGGCCGGCAAGTACGCGGTGGTTCCGTTGCCGGGCAACGAACCCGGCTCGATCGCACCGGCGTTCGCCGGCGGCAACCTGCTCGGCGTGTTCGGCGGCAGCAAGCGCCGCGGGCTGGCGGTGGAGTTCATCGAGCTGCTGGCCAGCTCCAAGTACCAGGCCAAGATGTACGCCGCGATGGGCAACCTGCCCACCCTCGGCGGCGTCCAGCAGCAGCTGGCCGCGAGCGACCAGTTCCTCAGGCCGTTCGTGGACACCCTGAAGGCGGGCACCAAGTTCGTGCCGAGCACCCCGGCCTGGTCCAGGATCGACGCGCAGAACATCCTGCCAACGGCGATCCAGCAGATCGCCACCGGGGAGCAGAACGTGAACGCCGCACTGGGCGCTGCCGCCGAGAAGATGAACAACGCCTTCGGTGGCTGA
- a CDS encoding beta-N-acetylhexosaminidase — translation MTGWHGLLPRPVDVRPVEGECVWDGQVEVRHEELPAEAYRLEINPAGVTVTAGDHAGECHARQTLRQLAGPAAFRTASIHSGPVTLPCGTVSDRPRFSWRGCLLDVARNFRPKYEVLRFIDQLAAHKLNVLHLHLTDDQGWRIEIPRYPRLTEVGAWRTGSMVGRHDGPERDGRPHGGFYTGDDLREIVAYARERAITVVPEIDLPGHSMAAIAAYPELGSSERPEVWTSWGISDDLLRPTESTLDFFAAVFDEVTAIFPAEMIGIGGDEVPGATAEHGRLLAGIAAHLETRGRRALGWDEVLEAGAEFPRSTVIGSWRGEEAGVQAASAGHDVVMCPEQYVYLDHRQSDHPDEPIPVGFLHTLEHVYGYEPLPPGLPEDAHERVLGAQAQVWTEHLDTARRVDYATFPRLAAFAEVVWSPREHRDYGEFLPRLRDHHLPRLDALGVEYRPLDGPLPWQTRPGVPGRPR, via the coding sequence TTGACCGGCTGGCACGGCCTGCTGCCGCGGCCTGTTGACGTGCGCCCGGTCGAAGGCGAGTGCGTCTGGGACGGGCAGGTCGAGGTACGGCACGAGGAGCTGCCCGCCGAGGCGTACCGGTTGGAGATCAACCCGGCCGGGGTGACCGTCACGGCCGGGGACCACGCCGGCGAATGCCACGCCCGGCAGACCCTGCGCCAGCTCGCCGGGCCGGCCGCCTTCCGCACCGCGTCCATCCATAGTGGACCCGTCACGCTGCCGTGCGGCACGGTGTCCGACCGGCCGCGGTTCTCGTGGCGCGGCTGCCTGCTCGACGTGGCGAGGAACTTCCGCCCCAAGTACGAGGTGCTGCGGTTCATCGACCAGCTGGCCGCGCACAAGCTGAACGTGCTGCACCTGCACCTCACCGACGACCAGGGCTGGCGGATCGAGATCCCGCGCTATCCCCGGCTGACCGAGGTGGGTGCGTGGCGGACCGGGTCCATGGTCGGCCGGCACGACGGCCCGGAGCGCGACGGACGCCCGCACGGCGGCTTCTACACCGGGGACGACCTGCGGGAAATCGTCGCCTACGCGCGGGAGCGGGCGATCACCGTGGTGCCGGAGATCGACCTGCCGGGGCACTCGATGGCCGCCATCGCGGCCTATCCGGAGCTGGGCAGCAGCGAGCGGCCCGAAGTGTGGACCTCCTGGGGGATCAGCGACGACCTGCTCCGCCCAACCGAGTCCACATTGGACTTCTTCGCGGCGGTGTTCGACGAGGTGACGGCGATCTTCCCGGCCGAGATGATCGGGATCGGCGGGGACGAGGTGCCGGGGGCCACCGCGGAGCACGGCCGACTGCTCGCCGGGATCGCCGCGCACCTGGAGACCCGCGGGCGCCGGGCGCTCGGCTGGGACGAGGTGCTGGAGGCCGGCGCGGAGTTCCCCCGCTCCACGGTGATCGGGTCCTGGCGCGGGGAAGAGGCCGGGGTGCAGGCCGCTTCCGCCGGACACGACGTGGTGATGTGCCCGGAGCAGTACGTGTACCTGGACCACCGGCAGTCCGACCATCCGGACGAGCCGATCCCGGTGGGCTTCCTGCACACCCTGGAGCACGTCTACGGCTACGAACCTCTGCCGCCCGGCCTTCCGGAGGACGCGCACGAGCGGGTGCTCGGCGCGCAGGCACAGGTGTGGACCGAGCACCTGGACACCGCGCGCCGGGTCGACTACGCGACCTTCCCCCGGCTGGCCGCCTTCGCCGAGGTGGTTTGGAGCCCCCGGGAACACCGCGACTACGGCGAGTTCCTGCCCCGGCTGCGGGACCACCACCTGCCGCGGCTGGACGCGCTCGGCGTCGAGTACCGCCCGCTGGACGGTCCGCTCCCCTGGCAGACCCGCCCCGGCGTCCCCGGCCGCCCCCGCTGA
- a CDS encoding carbohydrate ABC transporter permease produces MNRVVRKPGRLAAEVLTVVIAGLVAFPLYWMVLTAFKPPGEIQSASPKPWTLAPTLESFERVLTVSGFGGYFLNSVLVAVAVVALSVLLSFLSAVALTRFRFRGRTVLLVMLLVAQMVPIEALTIPLFFLMRSVGGVVPAFGLNELGSLVLVHLAFSLPFAIWMLRGFVAAVPLELEEAATVDGASRFRFVWQILFPLVAPGLVATSVVAFIHAWNDFLFAKTFIISKTENQTLPQAMLVFFKPEENDWGAIMASSTLMTIPALVFFVLVQRRLVSGMAGAVKG; encoded by the coding sequence GTGAACAGGGTGGTCCGCAAGCCGGGCCGGCTGGCCGCCGAGGTGCTCACCGTGGTGATCGCCGGGCTGGTCGCGTTCCCGCTGTACTGGATGGTGCTGACCGCGTTCAAACCGCCCGGCGAGATCCAGTCCGCGAGCCCGAAGCCGTGGACGCTGGCGCCCACGCTGGAGAGCTTCGAGCGGGTGCTGACCGTCTCCGGTTTCGGCGGCTACTTCCTGAACAGCGTGCTGGTGGCGGTCGCGGTGGTGGCGCTGTCGGTGCTGCTGTCGTTCCTGTCCGCGGTGGCGCTGACCAGGTTCCGCTTCCGCGGCCGCACGGTGCTGCTGGTGATGCTGCTGGTGGCGCAGATGGTGCCGATCGAGGCGCTGACCATCCCGCTGTTCTTCCTGATGCGCTCGGTCGGCGGGGTGGTGCCGGCGTTCGGGCTGAACGAGCTGGGCTCGCTGGTGCTCGTGCACCTGGCGTTCAGCCTGCCGTTCGCGATCTGGATGCTGCGCGGGTTCGTCGCCGCGGTACCGCTGGAGCTGGAGGAAGCGGCCACAGTGGACGGTGCGAGCCGGTTCCGGTTCGTCTGGCAGATCCTGTTCCCGCTGGTCGCACCCGGGCTGGTGGCGACCAGCGTGGTGGCGTTCATCCACGCCTGGAACGACTTCCTGTTCGCCAAGACGTTCATCATCTCCAAGACCGAGAACCAGACCCTGCCGCAGGCGATGCTGGTGTTCTTCAAACCCGAAGAGAACGATTGGGGTGCGATCATGGCGTCCTCCACGCTGATGACGATTCCGGCACTGGTCTTCTTCGTACTGGTGCAGCGAAGGCTGGTGTCCGGCATGGCCGGGGCGGTGAAGGGTTGA
- a CDS encoding carbohydrate ABC transporter permease, with amino-acid sequence MAILLIGVLAYPIYQLVLISVYDYGQAEAAGNAPLVFIGLSNYVQLLTSSTFWVVLAKTLGFAAVCVAGSLFVGTALAVLASRVRAVPRMLLFLAALGAWATPAVAGSYIWLFLFDADFGLVNKVLAGIGFDGMAQHSWTYDTYSAFGLVALEVIWCSFPFVMITMYAGIRAIPDEVLEAAALDGASGFKTAVSVILPMLRTVLMIATVQSIIWDFKVFTQIYVMTNGGGLAGRNLVLNVYAYQQAFAGSQYGLGAAIGVVMTVILMSITGLYVRSQRRSAELV; translated from the coding sequence ATGGCGATCCTGCTGATCGGCGTGCTCGCCTACCCGATCTACCAGCTGGTGCTGATCTCGGTCTACGACTACGGCCAGGCCGAGGCGGCCGGTAACGCGCCGCTGGTGTTCATCGGGCTCAGCAACTACGTCCAGCTGCTGACCAGCAGCACGTTCTGGGTGGTGCTGGCGAAGACGCTCGGCTTCGCCGCGGTCTGCGTGGCGGGCAGCCTGTTCGTGGGCACCGCACTGGCGGTGCTGGCCAGCCGGGTCCGCGCGGTCCCGCGGATGCTGCTGTTCCTGGCCGCGCTCGGCGCGTGGGCCACCCCGGCGGTGGCGGGCTCCTACATCTGGCTGTTCCTGTTCGACGCGGATTTCGGCCTGGTGAACAAGGTTCTCGCCGGGATCGGGTTCGACGGGATGGCGCAGCACTCCTGGACCTACGACACCTACAGCGCGTTCGGGCTGGTCGCGCTGGAGGTGATCTGGTGCTCCTTCCCGTTCGTCATGATCACCATGTACGCCGGGATCAGGGCCATTCCGGACGAGGTGCTGGAGGCAGCCGCGCTGGACGGCGCGTCCGGGTTCAAGACCGCGGTGTCGGTGATCCTGCCGATGCTGCGCACGGTGCTGATGATCGCGACCGTGCAGTCGATCATCTGGGACTTCAAGGTGTTCACCCAGATCTACGTGATGACCAACGGCGGTGGACTGGCCGGGCGCAACCTGGTGCTCAACGTCTACGCCTACCAGCAGGCGTTCGCCGGTTCCCAGTACGGGCTCGGCGCGGCCATCGGGGTGGTGATGACGGTGATCCTGATGTCGATCACCGGCTTGTACGTGCGGTCGCAGCGGCGCAGCGCGGAGCTGGTGTGA
- a CDS encoding response regulator, with protein MISVLVVEDDPVVAEAHRQYVARVPGFAVSGVVHSGGDALRFCEREQVDLILLDFYLPDTHGLAICRALRAAGSTADVIAVTSARDLAVVKAAVSAGVVQYLLKPFTFPTLREKLERYARFRQSVGQPGEAADQADIDRAFATLRTADNPGLPKGMSGETLDAIRAALRQADDGLSAGAAATATGVSRVTARRYLEYLADNGMASREPRYGQVGRPEVWYRSLTS; from the coding sequence GTGATCAGCGTGCTGGTGGTGGAGGACGACCCGGTGGTGGCCGAGGCGCACCGGCAGTACGTGGCCAGGGTCCCCGGATTCGCGGTGTCCGGGGTGGTGCACTCCGGTGGCGACGCGCTCCGGTTCTGCGAGCGGGAGCAGGTCGACCTGATCCTGCTCGACTTCTACCTGCCGGACACGCACGGCCTTGCCATCTGCCGGGCGCTGCGGGCGGCGGGCAGCACGGCCGACGTGATCGCGGTGACCTCGGCCAGGGACCTCGCGGTGGTCAAGGCCGCCGTTTCCGCGGGGGTGGTGCAGTACCTGCTCAAGCCGTTCACCTTTCCGACCCTGCGGGAGAAGCTGGAGCGGTACGCGCGGTTCCGGCAGAGCGTCGGTCAGCCGGGCGAGGCGGCCGACCAGGCCGATATCGACCGCGCCTTCGCCACCCTGCGCACCGCGGACAACCCGGGGCTGCCCAAGGGCATGAGCGGGGAGACGCTGGACGCGATCAGGGCCGCGCTGCGCCAGGCGGACGACGGGCTTTCGGCAGGCGCGGCGGCCACCGCCACCGGGGTGTCCAGGGTGACTGCGCGGCGGTACCTGGAGTACCTCGCCGACAACGGCATGGCCAGCCGCGAACCGCGCTACGGCCAGGTGGGCCGCCCCGAGGTCTGGTACCGCTCCCTGACGTCGTGA